The Thermoplasma acidophilum DSM 1728 genome includes a window with the following:
- a CDS encoding geranylgeranylglyceryl/heptaprenylglyceryl phosphate synthase, producing MMTVLEDMLRKTRNGKVHMTLIDPGAKPPQECARIAEEAEMAGTDFIMVGGSTDIDSRAMDEAISAIKAKTDLKVIIFPGSSLMISPKADAIFFMSLLNSGSLEYVVGHQVKAAIPLSAMKIEKIPMAYLVFDPGMTVGRVGKAHLIPRDDEKTALSYALAAQYFGFRLVYFEAGSGSPYHVGENVVRRVKQELDIPVIVGGGIRTPEAAKALAQAGADMIVTGTIAERSVNVYEALHPIVESIKEVGISKIQ from the coding sequence ATGATGACCGTCCTCGAAGACATGCTGAGAAAGACGCGAAACGGCAAGGTTCACATGACTCTCATAGATCCAGGGGCAAAGCCGCCTCAGGAATGCGCGCGCATAGCTGAAGAAGCCGAGATGGCCGGTACAGATTTCATTATGGTCGGTGGATCCACGGACATAGATAGCAGGGCCATGGACGAAGCCATATCGGCCATAAAGGCAAAAACTGATCTAAAGGTCATAATATTTCCAGGATCGTCGTTGATGATATCTCCAAAGGCAGATGCCATATTCTTCATGAGCCTTCTGAATTCAGGGAGTCTCGAATACGTCGTTGGACATCAGGTCAAGGCTGCAATTCCACTCTCTGCGATGAAGATAGAGAAGATACCGATGGCATACCTTGTCTTTGATCCGGGAATGACGGTTGGCCGGGTTGGTAAGGCGCACCTCATACCGCGTGATGACGAAAAAACCGCGTTGTCCTATGCCCTTGCCGCCCAGTACTTTGGCTTCAGGCTTGTGTACTTCGAGGCAGGAAGCGGTTCACCGTACCACGTTGGAGAGAACGTTGTTAGAAGGGTGAAACAGGAACTGGATATCCCAGTTATAGTCGGTGGCGGAATAAGGACGCCAGAGGCGGCCAAGGCTCTCGCACAGGCGGGCGCAGATATGATAGTTACCGGTACTATAGCAGAAAGATCAGTAAATGTTTATGAGGCGCTGCATCCGATAGTGGAGAGTATAAAGGAGGTAGGAATATCAAAAATACAATGA
- a CDS encoding dihydroneopterin aldolase family protein, with protein sequence MMKDPASHYFKCTPRERAVFEAGIKLGTVYHHIRRHTDKPGKYKLHREGHKGKHNGAALCGGCRSSY encoded by the coding sequence ATGATGAAAGATCCAGCATCGCACTATTTTAAATGTACTCCGAGGGAGAGAGCTGTTTTCGAAGCTGGCATCAAACTCGGAACGGTGTATCATCATATACGTCGGCATACCGATAAACCAGGGAAATATAAATTACATAGAGAAGGCCATAAGGGAAAGCATAATGGTGCAGCCCTTTGTGGAGGATGCAGAAGTTCATATTGA
- a CDS encoding tRNA (guanine(26)-N(2))-dimethyltransferase: MIVREGSAEILVPEVYHGPGKRGTGFYNADQKINRDITIEFIKKMGIRNVLDGFGGTGIRGIRISKETDSAVTISEVSPDSYRLIRDNVERNGSQASVINDSFECVLQHGAYEYVDVDPYGSPVPYLDAALMGVKRNGFLGVTATDQSALTGSVPHKTRIRYDALIKNDTFRHEMGIRLLIGYMAKRAASLGRFIDPLISIWHGHYYRVFVRVRKGFEGAGRMMQNLGYVNKHNLLSGIYQDMDEGPVWKGNLQDNAVAEAVLASAGHKAFNPEENRLLFCDLTDIARARHTSLPDIESVIDALSSSGHAASRTMFSPTGIKTDASCDLVESLMMDTLHRRSPA; this comes from the coding sequence ATGATAGTGAGGGAGGGTTCAGCTGAAATACTCGTCCCAGAAGTTTACCATGGCCCTGGAAAGAGAGGTACGGGTTTTTACAATGCCGACCAGAAGATAAATAGGGATATAACCATTGAATTCATAAAAAAGATGGGAATAAGGAACGTTCTGGATGGATTCGGCGGTACTGGCATAAGGGGCATCCGGATATCCAAGGAAACGGATTCAGCGGTGACGATATCGGAGGTTTCTCCAGATTCATACCGCCTGATCAGGGATAACGTAGAAAGAAATGGATCACAGGCTTCAGTCATCAACGATTCATTTGAATGCGTGCTCCAGCACGGCGCTTATGAATATGTGGATGTTGATCCGTATGGTTCTCCAGTACCATATCTTGACGCTGCACTTATGGGTGTAAAGCGCAACGGTTTTCTTGGAGTTACCGCAACTGACCAGTCGGCACTAACAGGATCGGTCCCCCACAAGACACGCATAAGGTACGATGCACTAATAAAAAATGATACATTCAGGCATGAGATGGGCATCAGGCTCCTGATAGGATATATGGCCAAGAGAGCTGCATCGCTCGGCCGGTTCATAGATCCATTGATCTCGATATGGCATGGCCACTATTACCGTGTTTTTGTAAGAGTCAGGAAGGGTTTTGAGGGGGCAGGAAGGATGATGCAGAATCTTGGCTACGTGAACAAGCATAACTTACTATCTGGCATATACCAAGATATGGACGAGGGACCAGTATGGAAGGGAAATTTACAGGACAATGCAGTCGCCGAGGCCGTTCTTGCATCCGCAGGCCACAAGGCCTTCAATCCGGAGGAAAACCGGTTGCTCTTCTGCGACCTGACGGACATCGCAAGGGCGAGGCACACAAGCCTACCTGACATAGAATCGGTTATAGATGCACTGTCATCTTCAGGCCATGCCGCGTCAAGGACGATGTTCTCACCCACTGGAATTAAAACGGATGCCAGCTGCGACCTGGTGGAAAGCCTCATGATGGATACACTGCACAGACGATCGCCGGCATAG
- a CDS encoding dihydroneopterin aldolase family protein: MPINQGNINYIEKAIRESIMVQPFVEDAEVHIDPTVNNKKPGVYKYLTLSGEMLDVRIKINYDGNVIVARLKYIPEMDYPLMYIEE; the protein is encoded by the coding sequence ATACCGATAAACCAGGGAAATATAAATTACATAGAGAAGGCCATAAGGGAAAGCATAATGGTGCAGCCCTTTGTGGAGGATGCAGAAGTTCATATTGATCCAACGGTCAACAACAAGAAGCCCGGCGTTTACAAGTACCTCACGCTCAGCGGGGAAATGCTGGATGTAAGGATAAAGATAAATTATGATGGAAATGTAATTGTTGCCCGATTGAAGTATATTCCAGAGATGGACTACCCATTGATGTACATAGAGGAGTGA
- a CDS encoding thioredoxin domain-containing protein, which produces MPNELSRSLSPYLLMHANDPVEWRMWSKETLRIATEENRLIFLSIGYSSCHWCHVMHEESFVDPDVAEILNNNYIPVKVDREERPDLDSYFMKVSQVINGNGGWPLNIILLPDARPVFAMTYVPKEDRNGMTGLKTILIQLSQMYLKDPDQFKDQAKAVSDAMEERESVPSKVTPGIDDRLYDSISRYLDRTDGGFFGQTKFYNVPVLEFLMDRYEKTHDENVSDFLKTTLMTIAVRGVHDPLFGGFFRYSTDSMWIIPHFEKMTYTQAQLMRAYAKMYLLFHDDFYLRIVEDIFSFMDRYMYSGASYYTSMDADYDGIEGGHYLFSYEEIRKYLEDDFPQFTKVFEVHENGNFSDPYGENRGKNFLYFAGTPEEFIKLMSIPEIQRSVQHGLEKLRNIREKDAVFIDKKELVDLNAMMVSGLAWAYRATDDKRYLERATIVSGWLKDLNKDRICHGVFNGNIIETPTLQDYAFLSEAMIDMFQITFDGKYLEDAYRYAEQAMMLIKEGKISYSSEVFDADPTDGEVESPYAVMIRVFDQLSLLMDNMDLHERSDSLLTSIFGNAQSFPAAYPSIVRTAEFHLKGKHVSSNKNMIDAIMKKSIYHNALFSLEEVDQYVICGYGMCFPPAHTIEEAVDKIKS; this is translated from the coding sequence ATGCCTAATGAACTTTCCAGAAGTCTGAGCCCGTATCTTCTGATGCACGCAAACGATCCTGTTGAATGGCGAATGTGGTCTAAGGAGACACTGCGGATCGCCACGGAGGAGAATAGACTCATATTTCTCAGCATAGGGTATTCGTCATGCCACTGGTGCCATGTGATGCACGAGGAGAGCTTTGTGGATCCGGATGTCGCTGAAATCCTGAACAATAACTATATACCAGTCAAGGTAGACCGTGAAGAGAGGCCAGATCTGGATTCATATTTCATGAAGGTATCGCAGGTCATAAATGGGAATGGCGGCTGGCCACTTAACATAATTTTGCTCCCAGATGCCAGGCCCGTCTTCGCTATGACGTACGTCCCAAAGGAAGATCGTAATGGGATGACCGGACTGAAGACTATACTAATCCAGCTTTCCCAGATGTATTTGAAGGATCCAGACCAGTTCAAGGATCAGGCCAAGGCTGTCTCCGATGCAATGGAGGAGAGGGAAAGTGTCCCATCGAAGGTTACGCCAGGCATTGATGATCGCCTCTACGATTCCATATCAAGGTATCTGGATAGGACTGATGGAGGATTTTTTGGCCAGACAAAATTCTACAACGTTCCGGTTCTAGAGTTCCTCATGGACCGCTATGAGAAAACCCATGACGAAAACGTGTCAGATTTCCTGAAAACTACTCTGATGACCATCGCGGTGAGAGGCGTTCATGATCCATTGTTCGGAGGTTTCTTCAGGTACTCCACCGATTCAATGTGGATTATACCGCATTTCGAGAAGATGACGTACACCCAGGCCCAGCTCATGCGCGCATATGCAAAGATGTACCTTCTTTTCCATGACGATTTTTACCTTAGGATCGTGGAGGATATTTTCAGTTTTATGGACAGGTACATGTACAGCGGCGCTTCGTATTATACCTCCATGGATGCAGATTACGATGGAATTGAGGGCGGCCACTATCTATTTAGCTATGAAGAGATCAGAAAATATCTGGAGGACGATTTTCCTCAGTTCACGAAGGTCTTCGAAGTGCATGAAAATGGGAATTTTTCCGACCCATATGGCGAGAACAGGGGTAAAAATTTTCTCTACTTCGCTGGTACTCCTGAGGAATTCATAAAATTGATGAGCATCCCGGAGATTCAGAGATCAGTTCAGCATGGCTTGGAAAAACTAAGAAATATCCGGGAGAAGGATGCCGTTTTTATAGATAAAAAGGAACTGGTAGATCTCAATGCAATGATGGTTTCAGGGCTGGCTTGGGCCTACCGAGCTACGGATGATAAGAGGTATCTTGAACGTGCGACGATAGTTTCAGGCTGGCTCAAGGATTTGAACAAAGACCGCATATGCCACGGCGTCTTCAATGGAAATATAATAGAAACGCCAACCCTTCAGGATTATGCATTTCTTTCCGAAGCGATGATCGATATGTTCCAGATCACCTTTGACGGGAAGTATCTGGAAGATGCGTACAGATATGCAGAACAGGCAATGATGCTAATTAAAGAAGGAAAGATCTCCTACTCGTCAGAGGTCTTCGATGCGGATCCCACAGATGGTGAGGTTGAATCTCCTTACGCTGTGATGATAAGGGTCTTCGATCAATTATCCTTGCTCATGGACAATATGGATCTGCATGAAAGATCGGATTCTCTTCTCACATCAATCTTCGGTAATGCCCAGTCATTTCCTGCAGCTTACCCGTCCATCGTTAGAACTGCAGAATTTCATCTGAAGGGAAAGCATGTATCTTCCAACAAGAACATGATAGATGCGATTATGAAGAAATCCATCTATCATAACGCTCTATTCAGTCTGGAGGAAGTAGATCAATACGTCATATGCGGCTATGGGATGTGCTTTCCGCCAGCGCATACAATAGAAGAGGCGGTTGATAAAATTAAATCATGA
- a CDS encoding cytochrome ubiquinol oxidase subunit I: MNIGTFDRLLFAYSIGSHILIVLMSIGLSVILPVLEYIAIKYKDAYYDILTRRVAKALVMFFAVGTASGAVMAVELIDLFPKFMTVIAVVGVLPFYYEIFAFFLETIMLVSYYYYWDVFKNRMHHWLLTFGVAGGTLGSAVFITMINAWMNTPNGFNISYYEQTGKIIDVNPFITAMTPSTGREIFHVAIVTAFSGLMVLGAFFAYQYIRSKTFEEKNLWRKGLKVTFPMNMFLIIMAGISGTLEMSGLLTYQPEKYAALDLDPYPVAKDAPEHIFGTIVEQNGHYVIVGGFKIPLLQSLLAGNGNLNTPVPGLSQFNPSTWPPLAVHDTFDLMVLGGSLLGLYLFVTLIAWILKKKPYENKGFLVAQILFAILTIPIYIGGWVTDEVGRQPWIIYNVMTVYQAANYSPSIVVPGYLIMAFYTVIMPFSYWYAFRLMKKGDVKSEVSSSGFSAVAGR, from the coding sequence ATGAACATAGGTACGTTTGACAGGTTACTCTTCGCGTACTCGATCGGTTCGCATATCCTTATCGTTCTGATGAGTATTGGATTATCAGTGATACTCCCAGTTTTGGAGTACATAGCAATAAAGTACAAGGATGCTTACTACGATATACTGACACGTCGTGTTGCGAAGGCACTGGTCATGTTCTTTGCCGTGGGTACGGCATCCGGAGCAGTGATGGCCGTTGAATTGATAGACCTGTTTCCAAAGTTCATGACTGTGATTGCAGTTGTCGGTGTGCTTCCTTTCTACTATGAGATATTTGCCTTCTTCCTCGAGACCATAATGCTGGTCTCTTACTACTATTACTGGGACGTCTTCAAGAACCGGATGCACCATTGGCTCCTCACCTTTGGTGTGGCTGGTGGAACCCTTGGATCAGCCGTATTCATAACAATGATTAACGCATGGATGAACACACCAAACGGATTCAACATAAGCTACTACGAACAGACGGGGAAGATCATAGATGTGAATCCATTCATAACAGCCATGACACCATCAACCGGCAGGGAGATCTTCCATGTTGCCATAGTGACGGCTTTCTCCGGACTTATGGTCCTTGGAGCTTTCTTTGCCTACCAGTACATCAGATCCAAGACCTTTGAGGAGAAGAATCTGTGGCGCAAGGGACTCAAGGTTACGTTCCCAATGAACATGTTCCTCATAATAATGGCAGGCATTTCCGGTACGCTTGAAATGAGTGGCCTGCTTACATACCAGCCTGAGAAGTATGCTGCACTGGATCTCGATCCATACCCTGTGGCAAAAGATGCACCTGAACATATATTTGGAACCATCGTTGAACAGAACGGGCACTATGTCATAGTGGGCGGTTTCAAGATACCGCTTTTGCAGAGCCTGCTTGCTGGAAATGGAAATCTGAATACGCCAGTACCAGGGCTCTCACAGTTCAATCCTAGCACATGGCCACCTCTTGCAGTACACGATACTTTCGATCTTATGGTGCTGGGTGGATCGCTCCTGGGCCTATACCTCTTCGTTACGCTGATTGCATGGATACTAAAGAAGAAGCCGTACGAGAACAAGGGCTTCCTGGTGGCTCAGATACTTTTCGCCATATTGACTATACCCATATACATAGGAGGATGGGTGACGGATGAGGTTGGAAGACAGCCATGGATAATTTACAACGTGATGACTGTTTATCAGGCAGCCAACTATTCACCGTCGATCGTTGTGCCAGGCTATCTTATCATGGCGTTTTACACGGTTATAATGCCATTCTCCTACTGGTATGCTTTCAGGCTCATGAAGAAGGGCGACGTGAAATCCGAGGTTTCATCCTCTGGTTTTTCAGCCGTTGCAGGAAGGTGA
- a CDS encoding UbiA family prenyltransferase, whose protein sequence is MSRFSIIRPVNGLMGFISTYISAFIAVGSRIADHIVAVTIAAIAVFLVTSGGNIINDIVDVEVDRINHPRRPLVTGELSKKTAQAMFITFFAVAIVISVFISIIAMLIVILAEVLLVSYEYALKKTGLPGNAVISLLIGLIFIFGGVSVFSYGKMVFLFLLAFTSNMSREIIKDVEDVNGDSDRITFPKKYGVRNAIILSDAIIGLLVVISYIPFAMHILSRFYLYVVVVADALFIVSGAISSRNPTSGQKVSKYAMIVGMASFLAGAL, encoded by the coding sequence ATGAGCAGGTTCTCCATAATAAGGCCGGTCAATGGATTGATGGGTTTCATATCAACTTACATTTCAGCGTTCATAGCCGTGGGAAGCAGGATAGCGGATCACATCGTTGCCGTGACGATAGCGGCAATTGCGGTTTTTCTTGTAACATCGGGCGGAAACATAATAAACGACATCGTTGATGTGGAGGTGGACAGGATCAACCATCCCAGGCGTCCCCTTGTTACCGGAGAGCTCTCTAAGAAGACAGCTCAGGCAATGTTCATAACTTTTTTTGCTGTTGCAATAGTCATATCGGTTTTCATATCCATAATCGCGATGCTGATAGTGATACTGGCCGAGGTTCTGCTGGTGTCATATGAGTATGCACTTAAGAAGACCGGCCTACCAGGCAATGCAGTTATAAGCCTTCTGATAGGCCTTATATTCATATTTGGAGGCGTATCCGTCTTCTCATATGGAAAGATGGTATTTCTCTTTCTTTTGGCGTTCACCTCGAACATGTCACGCGAGATCATAAAGGATGTGGAGGATGTGAACGGTGATTCCGATAGAATAACATTTCCAAAGAAATACGGAGTGCGGAATGCCATTATATTATCCGATGCAATAATAGGTCTTCTTGTCGTAATATCATACATCCCATTCGCGATGCACATACTCTCGAGATTCTACCTCTATGTCGTTGTAGTTGCAGACGCGCTCTTTATAGTGTCTGGAGCTATATCGTCCCGCAATCCAACCTCAGGCCAAAAGGTGTCGAAGTATGCCATGATAGTTGGCATGGCATCATTCCTCGCAGGTGCGTTATGA
- a CDS encoding gamma-glutamyltransferase family protein, translating into MFRSRPNALSQRSVIASSSELASLAGRDILKRGGNIFDAALAVSAMLCVTQNNLCGLGGDLFALIRDENGQIMDLNGSGQASRAVSIDYYESMGLTKIPERGPYAAITVPGIAGSWDEIFRKFATMDIADILEPAIRTASAGFPITQNYSDSIARSAPVIGQYRGWSSIFMPNGSVPVAGEILKQPDLAESFRLMSEEGFRSFYDGSLADIIIAGLEGTGSPLSDRDLRVYRPLIGKPVFTDLDEFRIYETSPNSQGITVIEWIRGMESHGYDSRTMWEAKIEDIFETMEEAYDKRRKITDPSYMNIAQHDSANGKKDGLPKRDHNDIGDTTYFSISDSEGRSVSIIQSNYMGFGSGIVPKGTGFVLQNRGSYFTLQRDHPNALMPGKRTFHTLAACMVEKEHDLYASLGSMGGDIQPQVQMQILMEILKDNTDPQAILDKPRWTEPYTIYEAPGAVYVESEELYRNVSKQISGRKVVLRDVSQEFGTAQITTLIRGDVVVGAADPRGDGIAIPYS; encoded by the coding sequence ATGTTTAGGAGTAGACCTAATGCACTTTCACAGAGATCTGTAATTGCTTCGTCAAGTGAGCTCGCGTCCCTTGCTGGACGTGATATTCTTAAACGCGGAGGAAACATTTTCGATGCGGCGTTAGCGGTCAGCGCCATGCTGTGCGTGACGCAGAATAATCTTTGCGGCCTAGGTGGAGATCTATTCGCATTGATCAGGGATGAAAATGGCCAGATAATGGATCTGAATGGGAGCGGTCAAGCTTCACGGGCTGTGAGCATAGACTACTACGAATCGATGGGGTTAACTAAGATACCGGAGAGGGGGCCATACGCTGCCATAACCGTCCCCGGGATCGCCGGATCCTGGGACGAAATATTCAGGAAATTCGCGACCATGGACATCGCTGATATACTGGAACCTGCTATCAGAACGGCAAGCGCTGGTTTTCCAATTACGCAAAACTATTCGGATTCCATTGCTAGAAGTGCGCCTGTGATTGGGCAGTATCGAGGATGGTCATCGATCTTCATGCCCAATGGAAGTGTACCAGTCGCAGGCGAGATATTGAAGCAACCCGATCTTGCGGAATCATTTCGGCTGATGTCAGAGGAGGGCTTCAGATCATTCTATGATGGTAGCCTTGCAGACATTATAATCGCAGGACTTGAAGGAACCGGATCTCCACTCAGCGATCGTGATCTTCGCGTATACAGGCCTCTGATTGGGAAACCTGTATTCACAGATCTTGATGAATTCCGCATCTATGAAACATCGCCTAACAGCCAAGGCATCACAGTCATCGAATGGATCCGTGGAATGGAAAGCCACGGTTATGACTCTAGGACCATGTGGGAAGCGAAGATCGAGGATATCTTCGAAACAATGGAAGAAGCTTATGACAAAAGGAGAAAAATTACAGATCCATCGTACATGAACATAGCGCAACATGATTCGGCTAACGGCAAAAAAGATGGGCTGCCAAAGAGGGATCATAACGATATCGGTGACACAACTTACTTCTCTATAAGTGATTCAGAGGGACGTTCCGTGAGCATAATCCAGAGCAATTATATGGGATTCGGATCCGGCATAGTGCCAAAGGGAACGGGCTTTGTCCTCCAGAACCGAGGCTCCTATTTCACACTGCAGAGGGATCATCCAAACGCTCTGATGCCCGGAAAGCGGACGTTCCACACGCTTGCTGCGTGCATGGTTGAGAAAGAACATGATCTCTACGCTTCGCTTGGATCGATGGGCGGCGATATACAACCGCAGGTTCAGATGCAGATCTTGATGGAAATACTGAAGGACAATACCGATCCACAGGCCATACTAGACAAGCCCAGATGGACTGAACCATACACCATATACGAAGCACCGGGCGCGGTGTACGTGGAATCTGAGGAACTGTACCGTAACGTATCGAAGCAAATTTCTGGAAGAAAGGTAGTCCTGCGCGATGTGTCTCAGGAATTTGGAACCGCACAGATCACAACTCTGATCCGTGGCGATGTGGTTGTTGGCGCTGCTGATCCACGGGGAGACGGCATAGCTATACCTTACTCCTGA
- a CDS encoding NTPase: MIPLAIKIGITGPVGSIKSEALQKIIDMLKNDNLNVQGVLVSKVTNNGKLTGYTIEDIESKRKAQFCFDNFVSRVKIDKLGVDTKILEEILIPSLQKARETADVIVIDEIGKLENTTKKVHAEIEETLKCGKPLIVTLHKRSRNPVLQEIKSLEGVRVFDITPINKNILPFKVMHVLKGEE; encoded by the coding sequence GTGATACCTTTGGCAATAAAAATTGGGATCACCGGTCCCGTTGGATCGATAAAATCAGAGGCTCTCCAGAAGATCATAGACATGCTGAAAAATGATAATCTCAATGTGCAGGGCGTTCTGGTTTCAAAGGTAACAAACAATGGTAAGCTGACTGGTTACACCATAGAGGATATAGAATCTAAGAGGAAGGCCCAATTCTGTTTTGATAACTTCGTTTCCAGGGTTAAGATAGACAAGCTAGGTGTTGACACAAAGATACTGGAGGAAATACTCATCCCCAGCCTTCAGAAGGCCAGAGAGACTGCAGACGTCATAGTGATAGATGAGATAGGTAAGCTAGAGAATACAACGAAAAAGGTGCATGCAGAGATAGAAGAGACGCTTAAATGTGGCAAGCCCCTCATCGTTACGCTGCACAAGAGATCCAGGAATCCAGTATTACAGGAGATAAAGAGCCTGGAAGGCGTCAGGGTTTTCGACATAACTCCGATAAACAAGAACATACTCCCGTTCAAGGTCATGCACGTCCTCAAGGGTGAGGAATGA